A single Aspergillus puulaauensis MK2 DNA, chromosome 7, nearly complete sequence DNA region contains:
- a CDS encoding putative ABC transporter (COG:Q;~EggNog:ENOG410Q2DP;~InterPro:IPR017871,IPR027417,IPR003593,IPR011527, IPR003439,IPR036640;~PFAM:PF00005,PF00664;~SECRETED:SignalP(1-22);~SMCOG1288:ABC transporter related protein;~TransMembrane:14 (n6-17c22/23o59-81i119-136o156-175i260-287o299-318i399-417o423-440i499-527o547-564i890-914o949-973i1024-1046o1052-1071i1138-1158o);~antiSMASH:Cluster_7.1;~go_component: GO:0016021 - integral component of membrane [Evidence IEA];~go_function: GO:0005524 - ATP binding [Evidence IEA];~go_function: GO:0016887 - ATPase activity [Evidence IEA];~go_function: GO:0042626 - ATPase-coupled transmembrane transporter activity [Evidence IEA];~go_process: GO:0055085 - transmembrane transport [Evidence IEA]) — protein MPPSQLALAASSTACAVAGALATPHAYTLITGGRNKPYNLLDSDSDDETVTTGKSPRSLWQRVCIVLVGAVGTTAASWSWMSTDASPTAKILQFVAWAAILSQEIVLATRQNPADRYSLGLYSAVSALATGLSIVAPDLLALHSEERLAAIDPQDALTIIQLVAAVILLAVNLSLPRGPETYRDGKLVDPKDSVSFLNRYTFAWAMKTLSLATNNGRLNPEDLPLVAQEVRAQALSERFFAGDSTSVQWKRWFQLYWRNAVAQITIQLFSGAVRFLPNFLLLTILRLFEDRDVGVDNQLQLWLTALALGLSLVGTSWLESLRNFIADLKISLPVNEQLFAIITKKAMGLKDIVAPAQDTDEDEEDDEESDEAPRTKHSILNLLGVDVEKISDFIQYSHLLLDSVVELALTTIFLVYLMGWKPTVAACIIPFSLTPVYFTITKKYSQKEQTLMDRRDEKSASLTEMVRGIRQIKFSALESEWYQKVQTIRGKELQDQKAVFIFHIYLTAIWTIGPICMSFLSIATYIYFNGGISPSTAFTALSLFENLQYILSILPEIATDLLDARVSLRRIARFLGLEDHADDRTPGHEITFSDATITWPTRASDENVDQFQLKDLNLNFPSQALSVIAGRSGTGKSLLLHAVIGEADVVKGDVVVPQGQPVSAPQGPHDWLVDGVVAYVSQDPWIENATIRESILFGLPWNQARYDEVIQACALPPDLKIFPEGDKTDIGANGINLSGGQKWRLALARALYSRASILVLDDIFSAVDSHVGRHLYEQALTGSLSDGRTRILATHHVNLCTDGAVYLVKLENGSAAQARYLDVSGDDSATTVDSSETSDNRPNSPKPSVKSSGRRDSVAKSNKFYEEEKRETGFVNSKVYKAYINASGGYFPWIIIIVVLVLLLLLNLAIPYWVSLWTRSYEKPNDSLLVQPGNGIQTASQPPKLDKRLVYYGSIYLGISACAWVIEIARIAIILHGSLKASKAVFEQFTAIFLRAPLRFLDTTPVGQILNRFTSDFGTLDSDLALDLSSTIHGMISILCVLVAALLTSPPIVGLGVICLLASWSVGYFYVTGARETKRLESTAKSPIFELVGSLLTGLPTIRAFGREQAYLKRMYDLIDVHCQALWHRRLFTCWMEFWLSLVGALFVASVTMMFVGIRTLDAPLAGFALSFALDMSRQISWLLSQYADLEVNFNAAERIIEYTELEQEPQTGVDVPAAWPTKGEVELTDLTVAYAPSLPPVLRNLNFCIRQGERVGVVGRTGAGKSSLAMTLLRCLDIRSGSIHIDGIDIGRIKLHDLRSRVGIISQDPVVFAGTVREVLDPFNQHDDSELRDALEKVALSTPNQPAAISNPDSSPETQPSTPSHIPLSFSIAEGGKNLSQGQRQLLCLARALVSRSKILIMDEATASIDMESDILIQRALREEISECTLIVIAHRLSTIADFDRIIVLEKGEVVEMDKPSALMGVEGGIFRGLVEGSGERAAIEGMIFEEGSR, from the exons ATGCCCCCTTCGCAGCTCGCCCTCGCGGCCTCCTCGACCGCCTGCGCTGTTGCCGGTGCGCTGGCGACCCCACACGCATACACCTTGATCACCGGCGGTCGCAATAAACCCTACAATTTGCTTGATTCTGATAGCGATGATGAAACAGTCACAACCGGCAAATCGCCGCGATCGCTGTGGCAGCGCGTCTGTATTGTGCTGGTAGGCGCTGTAGGCACAACCGCTGCCTCATGGTCATGGATGAGCACAGATGCCTCACCAACAGCTAAAATCCTTCAATTCGTGGCATGG GCTGCGATACTGTCTCAAGAAATTGTGCTCGCAACCCGCCAAAATCCCGCAGATAGGTATAGCCTAGGGTTGTACAGCGCCGTATCTGCTCTGGCCACTGGTCTTTCAATTGTCGCACCCGATCTTCTGGCCTTGCACAGTGAAGAGCGCCTTGCCGCCATCGATCCTCAGGATGCCCTGACTATCATTCAACTGGTGGCTGCGGTTATCTTGCTGGCTGTCAACCTATCCCTCCCGCGAGGACCGGAGACCTACCGTGACGGCAAGCTGGTCGATCCGAAAGATTCAGTTTCGTTTCTTAACCGTTACACATTTGCTTGGGCAATGAAAACCCTTTCCCTCGCGACGAATAATGGCCGACTCAACCCGGAAGACCTGCCGCTCGTTGCCCAGGAGGTTCGTGCCCAGGCCCTGTCCGAGAGATTTTTTGCCGGCGATTCTACATCGGTTCAATGGAAGAGATGGTTCCAGCTTTACTGGCGAAATGCTGTTGCTCAAATCACAATACAGCTGTTTAGTGGTGCAGTGCGCTTCCTTCCGAACTTTCTGCTTTTGACCATCCTCCGACTCTTCGAGGACCGCGATGTCGGGGTCGACAATCAGTTGCAGCTGTGGCTGACTGCCTTGGCACTTGGCCTGTCGCTGGTTGGGACATCCTGGTTAGAATCACTCAGGAATTTCATTGCCGATTTGAAGATTTCGCTGCCAGTCAATGAACAACTCTTCGCGATAATCACCAAGAAGGCAATGGGACTGAAAGACATCGTGGCACCTGCCCAAGAtaccgatgaagatgaggaagatgatgaggagagtGATGAGGCCCCGCGAACGAAGCACTCGATTTTGAACTTGCTCGGGGTTGACGTGGAAAAAATATCAGACTTCATTCAGTACAGCCACCTCCTGCTTGACTCTGTCGTCGAGCTTGCCTTGaccaccatcttcctggTATATCTTATGGGATGGAAGCCAACAGTGGCTGCATGCATAATTCCCTTTTCACTGACACCAGTGTATTTCACGATCACCAAGAAATACAGCCAAAAGGAACAAACGCTAATGGATCGCCGCGACGAGAAATCCGCTTCCCTCACTGAAATGGTTCGCGGCATACGACAGATTAAGTTCAGCGCCCTTGAGTCTGAATGGTACCAGAAAGTGCAAACCATCCGTGGCAAGGAATTACAAGACCAGAAAGCTGTGTTCATTTTCCACATCTATCTTACCGCCATCTGGACCATCGGGCCTATTTGTATGAGCTTTCTGTCGATTGCAACCTATATTTACTTCAATGGGGGCATTTCTCCCTCTACTGCTTTCACTGCATTGTCGCTGTTTGAGAACTTGCAGTATATCCTGAGCATTCTCCCTGAGATTGCCACCGACCTCCTGGATGCGCGGGTCAGTCTGCGACGGATTGCTCGTTTCCTCGGGCTCGAAGACCACGCTGATGACCGAACACCTGGGCATGAAATAACTTTCAGCGATGCGACAATTACGTGGCCAACACGCGCCTCCGATGAGAATGTCGATCAATTCCAGCTGAAGGACCTTAACCTCAACTTCCCTTCCCAGGCACTAAGCGTAATCGCTGGCCGTAGCGGTACGGGAaagtcgcttctcctccacgcCGTCATCGGCGAAGCAGACGTCGTGAAGGGAGATGTAGTTGTTCCCCAGGGCCAGCCTGTTTCAGCTCCTCAAGGTCCGCATGACTGGTTGGTCGACGGCGTGGTGGCATATGTATCACAGGATCCGTGGATTGAAAACGCGACTATTCGCGAATCAATTCTGTTCGGTCTCCCCTGGAATCAAGCTCGATACGACGAGGTAATCCAAGCCTGTGCCCTTCCGCCAGACCTGAAGATATTTCCCGAAGGTGACAAGACCGACATCGGTGCCAACGGAATCAACCTCAGCGGTGGCCAGAAGTGGCGTCTTGCATTGGCACGGGCCCTCTACAGCCGAGCTAGTATTTTGGTGCTTGACGATATTTTTAGTGCCGTCGATTCCCATGTTGGGCGGCACCTATACGAGCAGGCGTTGACCGGTAGCCTGTCCGACGGCAGAACAAGGATTCTAGCAACCCACCATGTGAACTTGTGTACCGATGGCGCTGTGTACTTGGTGAAGCTCGAGAATGGAAGCGCCGCCCAGGCGCGATACCTGGACGTCTCTGGTGATGACTCTGCTACGACGGTAGACAGCTCAGAGACATCTGATAACCGACCTAATTCCCCGAAGCCGAGCGTGAAATCGAGCGGCCGCCGGGATTCTGTTGCTAAATCTAACAAGTTCtacgaggaggaaaagcgCGAGACTGGGTTCGTCAATTCCAAGGTGTACAAGGCATATATCAACGCCTCTGGAGGCTACTTCCCCTGGATCATAATTATCGTTGTCCTGGTGCTTCTTCTCTTGCTCAACCTGGCCATCCCGTACTGGGTTTCGCTATGGACGCGGTCGTACGAGAAGCCCAATGACTCCTTACTTGTTCAGCCCGGCAATGGTATTCAAACCGCATCACAGCCCCCGAAGCTTGACAAGCGTCTTGTATACTACGGCTCAATCTATCTCGGGATTTCGGCCTGTGCCTGGGTTATAGAGATCGCCCGCATCGCGATAATCCTACACGGCTCACTCAAGGCATCCAAGGCAGTCTTTGAACAATTCACGGCGATCTTTCTACGTGCACCGCTACGCTTCTTGGATACAACACCTGTCGGCCAGATCCTGAACAGGTTCACCTCTGATTTTGGAACTCTCGACTCTGACCTCGCTCTCGACCTGTCTTCTACCATCCATGGCATGATCTCGATCCTTTGCGTCTTGGTCGCAGCTCTGCTAACGTCTCCTCCGATCGTCGGACTCGGCGTTATCTGCCTCCTAGCCTCGTGGAGTGTTGGGTACTTTTACGTGACCGGCGCTCGAGAGACAAAGAGACTGGAAAGTACTGCAAAGTCACCGATATTCGAGCTGGTCGGGTCCCTCCTGACCGGGCTGCCTACCATTCGGGCCTTCGGCCGTGAGCAGGCATACCTGAAGCGGATGTACGATCTCATTGATGTACATTGCCAAGCACTCTGGCATCGACGGCTGTTTACCTGCTGGATGGAGTTTTGGCTGAGCTTAGTAGGCGCACTG TTCGTCGCCTCTGTCACAATGATGTTCGTTGGCATCCGCACGCTCGATGCGCCCCTGGCCGGATTCGCACTCAGCTTTGCGCTCGACATGTCTAGACAGATATCCTGGCTCTTATCGCAATACGCTGACCTCGAGGTCAACTTCAACGCTGCGGAGCGTATTATCGAGTATACGGAACTTGAACAAGAGCCCCAGACCGGTGTCGACGTCCCCGCGGCCTGGCCGACAAAGGGCGAGGTTGAGCTGACTGATCTCACGGTCGCGTATGCACCGTCTCTTCCGCCTGTCCTCCGCAATCTCAACTTCTGTATCCGGCAAGGCGAgcgtgttggtgttgtcggACGTACAGGTGCTGGAAAGTCCTCCCTAGCCATGACCCTGCTGCGATGTCTCGATATCCGCTCGGGCTCAATCCACATCGACGGAATCGATATTGGCAGGATTAAACTTCACGACCTGCGTTCGCGTGTTGGTATTATCTCGCAAGACCCGGTCGTCTTTGCCGGAACGGTACGCGAGGTGCTAGATCCGTTCAATCAACACGATGACTCCGAGTTGCGTGACGCTTTGGAGAAAGTAGCGCTCTCTACGCCGAACCAGCCCGCAGCCATTTCCAACCCCGACTCTTCTCCCGAAACACAACCGTCCACGCCCTCTCACATCccgctctccttctccattgCTGAAGGTGGGAAGAACCTTTCCCAAGGCCAGCGGCAGCTCCTCTGCCTCGCCCGGGCTCTCGTTTCCCGTTCAAAGATTCTTATCATGGATGAGGCCACGGCCAGCATTGACATGGAATCCGATATTCTGATCCAGCGGGCGTTGAGGGAGGAGATTTCGGAGTGTACGCTGATCGTCATTGCGCACCGGTTGTCGACGATTGCGGACTTTGATCGCATTATTGTCCTTGAGAAGGGCGAAgtggtggagatggacaAGCCGAGCGCGTTGatgggtgttgagggtggCATTTTCAGAGGACTCGTTGAGGGGAGTGGTGAGAGAGCTGCTATTGAGGGAATGATATTCGAAGAGGGATCTAGATAG